ATTTTTATATCAATCTGTTAATAAGGTCCAACCCCAAACATCATATTTGCCTTCTACGGAAGTTGGACAAAGTAATATAAAAGCAAGACTTAAAATGATTTATGGAGAAGAAAACTTTCAATTCAAAACAGATGTAAAAAATAATCGATACTATTGTAATTTAAGTATTAACTACTATTAATTCTATGCTAAGATGTTTTATAGTGGATGATGAACCACCAGCAATTAACCTACTTACTCAATATATTAATGAAACCCCTTTTTTACAGCTAATTGGTTCAGCCACTGACCCAACTCAAGCCCTAAATGAAATTAAATCTTTGGAAATAGATATACTATTTTTAGATATACAAATGCCAAAAATAACAGGGTTTGAATTAATAGAAATCTTAAAACCCAAATGTTCGGTCATTATGACCACTGCATTTACAGAGTACGCTATTTCTGGGTATGAGTACCAAGTTTCTGATTATTTAGTGAAGCCTATTCGATATGAAAGATTTTTGAAAGCTGTAACAAAAGTATTAAATGAATTTCCTAAAGTGGCATCAAATATCAAAGCCAATGAAGATGAATTCCTTTTTGTAAAAACTGAACATCGAGGTAAATTCAAGAAGATTGAGTATAGTGATATAAAATATGTGGAAGGCTTACAAAATTATATACGTATTTATCTCAAAAGTCAAGATAATGCAGTAGTTACGTATATCAGGATAGGTGAAATTTTGGAAAAGCTACCATTAAATAAATTTGTTAGAGTTCATAAATCCTATATTGTAGCATTAGATGAAATAGAAGCTCTGGATGGTAATGAAATATTTTTAAAAACATTGTCGAGAATACCCGCAGGAGGTGTTTATAAGTCCGAACTCCTTGAAAAATTTAAAGACTCCTTCATAATTGGTAATCAGAAAAAGGGAGGTTTGAAATAAATCTCCTTTGTAATTTTCAAACTTCTATGGTAATATCTTCATGACCAGCCTTTTTTCTAATATCTACTATAAATGGAAGTATACATTTTAAAATCCTCAAATTAAGTCTCCAATCTATTTTGTCTGAATTAGGCGGCTAAAGGCAATATGATTTTTATTTATTTTAACCATACCTTTTTTCTTAGTTAAAATTTGTAGTAGCCTGATATTTTTTTTTCTCCTTGATGATTTTATGCCACTACCTAAATGCTATAATAATCAAGTATTTATTCCCAGAAACCCATCTTTGTATAGGTAAAATTTACGTTTATATAGTCTTGTTTTTGTTTTAAAATATAAAACACAACTTTAGACCACTTACAACATATGGTCAATCTCTAAATTATCAATCTTTATCATGTTTAGATTTACCTCTCAAAAAGACAACGCTGTTGCGGCTACTTACCAATATCTCAAAGCTATTGGTGCAAAAGTAACTGAAGAAACAGTAGAAGAAACCCTCAAAAATCACCCAGATTATCCAAGTCTTTTGGCCACGAGTGATGCACTTAATGAGTGGAAGATTGAAAATGTTACTGTCCGTATAAAACCAGAACAGTTGAGCGAATTACAAACTCCGTTTTTGACATATCTCTATATTAATGATGGGATTTTTGTTTTAGTAAAATCTATCAAAAATGATTTTATTGAATGGGTTCATACAACAGAAGGCTTTAAGAGAGAAAAAACAGATGAATTTTTGAAAAAATGGAATGGTGTAGTTTTGATGGCAGAAACTAATGCCGATTCTGGTGAGAAAAACTTTACTGAAAATAATAAAAAAGAAATTCTCAGTAACTTGCGAACTCCAGTACTTTTACTTGGTGCTACGCTACTCGTTATTAGTATATTTTACTACAATTTTAGCACTAATTGGCATTACAATGCCCTTTTGCTTACAAAATTTGCGGGTATTATCGTTAGTTCTTTATTGCTTTGGCAAATCATTGACAAGAATAACCCTTTTATAAATAACCTTTGTCAAGCTGGAGGTAAAGCTAATTGTAATGCCATTTTAAGCTCAAATGCTGCCCAAGTTACTTCGTGGTTGAGTTGGTCGGAAGTTGGTTTTTTCTACTTTGTAGGTGGTTTTGTAGCCTTATTGATAAATCCTAATTCCATGTTTATACTTTGGGGAATTGGTTCAACAGCATTATTTTATACGTTTTGGTCTATCTATTATCAGGCATTTGTAGTCAAACAATGGTGTACGCTCTGTTTATCAATCCAAATGCTATTTATTGTAGAATTTTTGTTAAATATCCAATTTCTTTGGGAGTTCAATTTGAATTTTTCAAAACTGAATTATAGCGAATTAGTAGCTATCTTATCGGCAGTGAGTGGGGCTGTACTATTTTGGATATTCTTAAAACCTATTTTACAAAAAAGCCAACAAGTATCACCTTTAAAAAATGACCTAAGACGTTTTAAAAATAACCCTAATCTGTTTTTAAGTTTGTTACAAAATCAGGCTGAAATACCATATTTCCCTCAAGATATGACTCTATTTGGTAATCCGAACGCTGAACACAAACTAACAATGGTAACGAATCCATTTTGCCAACCATGTGCTAAAACCCATAAAATTGTTGAGGAATTATTATTTACCAACGAAAATTTGAAATGCCAAGTAATTTTTTCTGCAAGTAACCATAAAGATGACAAACGAGGAATTGTGGCACGCACAATCCTTTCATTACCCAAAGACCAACAAGCAATTGCCTTACATCAATGGTATGAAAATGAAGAACGGAATATTGAAAAATGGCAAACTCAATTGGGTTCAATTGGAAATGAAAAGACTGAAAACATAATAGAACAGCATAAAACCTTTTGTGAAGTTGCCAAAGTAGAGGGTACACCAACTCTATATTTAGACGGTTATAAGTTGCCTCAGCTATATCGTTTGGCAGACCTAAAAGGTATTTTAAAGTATTTACCAACAGCGGATTTGCAAATCAACCATAAATAAATCTTAACATTTTAATTTATTAGAACAATGAAAAAAATGATTTCAAGTTACGGTGAATTCTTGCTTTCAAAGGAGCAAA
This Emticicia oligotrophica DSM 17448 DNA region includes the following protein-coding sequences:
- a CDS encoding LytR/AlgR family response regulator transcription factor; the encoded protein is MLRCFIVDDEPPAINLLTQYINETPFLQLIGSATDPTQALNEIKSLEIDILFLDIQMPKITGFELIEILKPKCSVIMTTAFTEYAISGYEYQVSDYLVKPIRYERFLKAVTKVLNEFPKVASNIKANEDEFLFVKTEHRGKFKKIEYSDIKYVEGLQNYIRIYLKSQDNAVVTYIRIGEILEKLPLNKFVRVHKSYIVALDEIEALDGNEIFLKTLSRIPAGGVYKSELLEKFKDSFIIGNQKKGGLK
- a CDS encoding vitamin K epoxide reductase family protein, with protein sequence MFRFTSQKDNAVAATYQYLKAIGAKVTEETVEETLKNHPDYPSLLATSDALNEWKIENVTVRIKPEQLSELQTPFLTYLYINDGIFVLVKSIKNDFIEWVHTTEGFKREKTDEFLKKWNGVVLMAETNADSGEKNFTENNKKEILSNLRTPVLLLGATLLVISIFYYNFSTNWHYNALLLTKFAGIIVSSLLLWQIIDKNNPFINNLCQAGGKANCNAILSSNAAQVTSWLSWSEVGFFYFVGGFVALLINPNSMFILWGIGSTALFYTFWSIYYQAFVVKQWCTLCLSIQMLFIVEFLLNIQFLWEFNLNFSKLNYSELVAILSAVSGAVLFWIFLKPILQKSQQVSPLKNDLRRFKNNPNLFLSLLQNQAEIPYFPQDMTLFGNPNAEHKLTMVTNPFCQPCAKTHKIVEELLFTNENLKCQVIFSASNHKDDKRGIVARTILSLPKDQQAIALHQWYENEERNIEKWQTQLGSIGNEKTENIIEQHKTFCEVAKVEGTPTLYLDGYKLPQLYRLADLKGILKYLPTADLQINHK